AAATTACATGTTTAACAATAGTTTTTCTTCTATGTACATTACAGAACTGGGTAGTCGGCAAGTATGGACGTGTTGTACCTATAGTCTACATCCGACGACCAGATAAAAAGAAAATCATGAAAGTTGACCCATCTAAATATGTCCACCATCTCAAAGTGATGAAAGATCAGGCTACCAAGACAGAGTCGGAATCTGAAGAACAGGGTCACAAAATTTCTAATCTGACGTGGAGTGTGCCTGAAGTTGAGTCAAATGACTACAAAAAGAGAATAGGAGAATTTGATCCAAGAAAGCCGGCGGTAAAGAGAAGCAGACTTGAAAAGGGAATTGACTCGTATGATATGGATACAATTGAGAATAAGAAAAGTGTGCTGCAAGTTGATGGTGCAAACAATGGCGTAGGTGGCACAGGTATTGGTAAGAAAGATATTGTGCAGCATCCCAAAGATAGTCAGCGAGATGACTTTGAAGTTGTTGGTTTGGAAGACGTCGGAAGTATATCAACCAGTCACTCTTCTTACCGAAACAGAAACGAATTGCAAATTAGTAGTGCCCCTGATTTAAGTTCTTTGagaactccattgaaattgacgtATGACTCAGATAACGAGTCTTGCGGTTCTGCCGATACCGATGAAATATGTTCAGCCAAAAAGACAGTTGCAGCAAGCAACAGAACTGCAGGTGATTTAAAGACTGACATTGTAGGAAAAGTTGCCACACAAACTAACGGGAAGAGTGGCGGAAAGGAGGAAATGAGCGTGGTGTCAAGAACAGATCAGAGGAGTTTGAGAACTTGGAAACAAACTGACGGAGGTTTACAAGGGGAAGATGAGTCTGAGAGTCAGAGTTCAGATTCAGAATACAGTGATGAAAGTGATGTTAAAGGAAAGGAACAATCCAAGGTACACTCAGGAAGAGATGAAAATATTGATAATCATGCAACTTCTCCCATAAAGAAATCGGAACCACCTCTGAAATTTAACCTTGAACACGCTGTTAACAAACCCACTTCTCGCAAAATATCCAATTCAAAGCCGGGGGTCGTTCCACAAATCACAAAAGAGAGCTTGGCATCATTGATGGGAGAGACATCGTCCGAAGAAGAAAGCGAGGAATCCTCGGAAGAGTCGTTTTCAGATAGTGATGATGAAGTTAGCAAGAGTGATTCAGGCACTGGTGTATTTTTAAAGCCAGGTGTCGTTCCACAAATCACAAAACAGAGTTTGGCTTCATTGATGGGAGAGACATCGTCATCAGAAGAAAGCGAAGAATCATCTGAAGAGTCGTTTTCGGATAGCGAAGATATGGACATTGAAAGGAGAGAAGAAGATGAAGTTAGCAAGAGTGTTTCAGGCACTAGTGTATTTTCCAAGCCGGATGTTGTTCCACGAATCACAAAGGAGAGTTTGGCATCATTGATGGGAGAGACATCATCATCAGAAGAAAGCGAGGAATCCTCAAAAGAGTCGTCTTCGGATAGCGATGATATGGACATTGAAAGGAAAGAAGAAGACAACGGTAGCAAGAGTGTTTCAGGCACCAGTGTATCTTCAGAGTCAGTCAAGCAAAACTGCCGAGTTATCAATGCGATATTATCTGAAAATCGTGATGATAACTCACAAAATTTATTGAAAAGAACACCAAAGCTAACTCAAAGTCAAACAAAAACTTCTTTGAAAACGGACTCTTATCGTGGTATGGAGACAGAAAAGTCCAAGCATGAGGCACAGAAGGGGAAAACATCAAATTTCAGTAGTGCTGCCACCAGTACCTCCAGGAAGGACAAGAATATGAGTAGTGATCAGAAAAAGGCAATGTCAAATGAGGCGAGGCTTGAGTCTATGAGAAGAAAACAGACGGAAATGTCCAAGCAGAAGGCATTGATTCAAGGAGCACTCACTTCACTGGTAAGTTGGTACTGTATAATTTGTTTTTGCATGCATGCCAAgtacaaaaataacaatgtgaTAATTTAGTTTCCTTATGTGTATTGTAGGTAAATGTAATGAAGCTTAGAACCACAAATTGTAAGGTACATATTTATTTTaggatcagccctcgaattaaggatctgagcaacttttttagggcaagttgataattgccttgtattttcactgaaaaggcacagcagtttgtaatatttcaagagggcatcatggcaactgttgaaaatttgaaaagggcaccaaggcaatatctcaaaagtgaagaaaacacacacaaacatagatagatgattttataatgaagaggcagggctggggcaccgacggcaacttcattagtgGGCACGGCtagtgactgccttgggtgaaggacatattttgagggcattacggcagttgGGATGGGCACCcatggcaaaatgccatgggtgctgtgggttaattcgagggctgtttaGGATGGGAGTGTGCCTTTGAAgcttcataaggccaaaaaaaaaccttttgtgtGTTATTCAGGTTGAATCATTTCAAAGGGTGTATGACATTTGAATGGAGCTAACGAATGTGACATCTTGCAGACTTATAATGAATTATCAAGTGTCACAGGATGTTGTACATGATATATAAAAGAATATGAataattggctgttccatttaaagtccactcccctgtggaagattttgaaaatatcttccacagggggagtaataATTTAAAATGGTATTAGCACATTAACTctatggaagattcagattgaatctttctcaaagggtgtatgacATTCAAATGTAGCTAAcgaatgtgctaattccatttgaatttcatactcccctgtggttccacagggggagtgtggattttaagtggaatcaTTGCTGTTTTTGCAGGATTCAAAAGATGCCCCTGCTCCTGGGAAGCACTTCCGCTTTGATTCTGATGACTCTGAAGATGACGATGGTGACCAACGGGAGAAGATAGAAGAAAAAGAGTGCAGTGAAAAGGTATCGGAAAGTTTATTTAATATGTGATAATAAAAGTGATAGAATGATccattatatatatattgaaCTTAATCTTGTAGGTACTTTTCAACACACCTGGTATATATGCAAAGTAACTAATTCTCAATCATGAAAGCCAGATGTTTGcatcgagcgtactacgcaaagccatatgcttacggcgcaaacacatcTTTTGAGAATTGTCCAATCACGGTCTTTGGTGGTGCTGTTGTGTTATTCCACAAAAAGTATGCTAACGCGACAATACGCAGAAGGTACATTCTCTCATTGTtgtgaattagatattttgcctatagtataGAATGGGATGGGATTTGACCCATTTAAGAGCATTTGACCTAATTTGAATGTAACCCAATTATTCAAGTAACAGTCCTCCTAGTGTTGTAACAAGTCACCAAAAACTCGGGTCAAGTCATTTTACCTAATTTTGGCTCAAGTCAAGTCAAAGTCACTGTACAACTTCAATGCGGGCAAGGCCTGCAAGCACTGAATATCACTCAAGTCTCAAGTTGTGACTTGTTATAACACTACATCTTTCcaatttacctcatcaaaatgtatattttggtaTTAGATGAAAGCTcag
The Amphiura filiformis chromosome 3, Afil_fr2py, whole genome shotgun sequence DNA segment above includes these coding regions:
- the LOC140147831 gene encoding nucleolar protein 8-like; this translates as MDEVSRRRVFVGGLYAGVTGAELQDRFQRFGTVTSVEVKCKRNQQGAIDKTFAYIDFNISEGNYKKCLGTYNNTKWKGGIVTIQPAKECFITRLKGEREAIKQEQESNTAPVDKSEDPPPHPRVEKRQENFKAAGVKDYHVDKAVPGTAIDGEKNWVVGKYGRVVPIVYIRRPDKKKIMKVDPSKYVHHLKVMKDQATKTESESEEQGHKISNLTWSVPEVESNDYKKRIGEFDPRKPAVKRSRLEKGIDSYDMDTIENKKSVLQVDGANNGVGGTGIGKKDIVQHPKDSQRDDFEVVGLEDVGSISTSHSSYRNRNELQISSAPDLSSLRTPLKLTYDSDNESCGSADTDEICSAKKTVAASNRTAGDLKTDIVGKVATQTNGKSGGKEEMSVVSRTDQRSLRTWKQTDGGLQGEDESESQSSDSEYSDESDVKGKEQSKVHSGRDENIDNHATSPIKKSEPPLKFNLEHAVNKPTSRKISNSKPGVVPQITKESLASLMGETSSEEESEESSEESFSDSDDEVSKSDSGTGVFLKPGVVPQITKQSLASLMGETSSSEESEESSEESFSDSEDMDIERREEDEVSKSVSGTSVFSKPDVVPRITKESLASLMGETSSSEESEESSKESSSDSDDMDIERKEEDNGSKSVSGTSVSSESVKQNCRVINAILSENRDDNSQNLLKRTPKLTQSQTKTSLKTDSYRGMETEKSKHEAQKGKTSNFSSAATSTSRKDKNMSSDQKKAMSNEARLESMRRKQTEMSKQKALIQGALTSLDSKDAPAPGKHFRFDSDDSEDDDGDQREKIEEKECSEKSDPSKKKGGLQLFDSDDEGNDDGMEKKEDVFQFDQPQYEGKSGAKLMKLQSRFGGDDRFKMDTRFIDEENMDSEDKQEGKAEVDSEDENLQEEKKRSLAILEKIVGTRAMAKTKPVNNSRNAFKDLSALHYDPSKEEHSKFEQKDAEPESTEADGDGTNTMQREEQPAPEVSKETFYEVSTSLKDVFSSSSGGAAHGDDKTDKTTFTFFSQDDDENEDDQPPDDDINDSGATPLNTLDLMWKPKKFTYDSSDSEQEDVDDAEKEDQHSATASKKRSADTTDDNKAGDQIPSQKFFFQEDDIRLKEGPVWFFNVPNAAHRQEKMKEKNEELKAGFRKRHRRAVRTWNRKKMEKQQRKSKR